One genomic segment of Candidatus Berkiella aquae includes these proteins:
- the ttcA gene encoding tRNA 2-thiocytidine(32) synthetase TtcA has translation MQTIKWVDTPVPPPAAAASVEKKIARLEKKLLHYTGKAIGDYGMIEQDDKILVCVSGGKDSITMLLMLEALRKRAPLKFEIMAFTLDQAQPGWNDQGLRAFFEAHGIAYEIMRQDTYSIVKEKIPENSTYCSLCSRLRRGIIYRYAEEKGFTKIALGHHRDDLITSLLMSILYNGNIRSMPPKLLSDNKKHIVIRPLSYCQEKDIAEYAKLKEFPIIPCNLCGSQENLARKKVKRLIHTLALENPKIPSNILGSLQAVKVSQLMDKSLWDFKGLKTETMTEA, from the coding sequence ATGCAAACAATTAAATGGGTTGATACGCCAGTCCCGCCACCAGCCGCTGCGGCGAGCGTTGAAAAGAAGATTGCTCGTCTTGAAAAGAAGCTCTTACATTATACGGGTAAGGCGATTGGCGATTATGGTATGATTGAACAAGATGACAAAATCTTGGTCTGTGTTTCCGGTGGGAAAGACTCTATCACCATGTTATTGATGCTAGAGGCACTGCGTAAACGAGCGCCCTTAAAGTTTGAAATCATGGCTTTTACGCTTGATCAAGCCCAGCCTGGTTGGAACGATCAAGGTCTTAGGGCCTTCTTTGAAGCCCATGGCATTGCTTATGAAATTATGCGGCAAGATACCTATAGCATTGTCAAAGAAAAAATCCCAGAAAACAGTACTTACTGCAGTTTGTGTTCAAGGCTTAGGCGGGGGATTATCTATCGTTATGCCGAAGAAAAGGGCTTCACGAAAATCGCACTAGGTCATCATCGTGATGACTTAATAACCTCATTATTAATGTCTATTCTTTATAATGGTAATATTCGTTCGATGCCCCCTAAATTGCTGTCAGACAACAAAAAGCATATTGTGATCCGGCCTTTAAGCTACTGCCAGGAAAAAGATATTGCAGAATATGCTAAATTAAAAGAGTTCCCGATTATTCCATGCAACCTATGCGGGTCGCAGGAAAACTTGGCACGTAAGAAGGTGAAACGCCTCATTCATACGTTGGCGCTTGAGAATCCGAAGATCCCAAGCAATATTTTGGGGTCACTGCAGGCAGTTAAAGTCAGCCAGCTAATGGATAAAAGTTTGTGGGATTTTAAAGGGCTCAAAACGGAAACTATGACTGAAGCATAA
- a CDS encoding site-2 protease family protein, which translates to MQDIIQQICIWALPILFAITLHEAAHGYVAHKLGDHTAYLLGRVSANPLKHIDPLGTILIPLIMMLTTNFIFGWAKPVPVDGRNLKHPRRDFAWVAMAGPTSNFLMALFWAGVMKLGLYLIAHKVTLGTPMALMGKAGIMINLVLMVLNLIPLPPLDGSRVLSALLPPKLDILFNKITPFGFIILILLAVMGVLSKILLPPVQWLLSLIVMLFQLS; encoded by the coding sequence ATGCAAGATATCATCCAACAGATCTGTATATGGGCTTTGCCTATTTTGTTTGCTATCACACTACATGAGGCAGCTCATGGGTATGTTGCGCATAAGCTAGGCGATCATACGGCTTACCTGCTGGGGCGCGTGAGCGCCAATCCTTTAAAACATATCGATCCCTTAGGGACCATTCTTATCCCTTTGATCATGATGCTTACCACCAATTTTATTTTTGGTTGGGCAAAACCGGTCCCCGTTGATGGTCGAAATCTGAAACATCCTCGTCGCGACTTTGCATGGGTAGCCATGGCTGGCCCTACTTCAAACTTTTTAATGGCGCTTTTTTGGGCTGGGGTCATGAAATTAGGACTTTACCTCATCGCGCATAAAGTAACGCTGGGCACCCCCATGGCATTAATGGGTAAAGCCGGGATTATGATTAACCTGGTTTTAATGGTTTTAAATCTCATTCCTTTGCCACCTTTAGATGGCAGCCGCGTTTTATCTGCGTTACTGCCTCCTAAGCTCGATATTTTATTCAATAAAATCACCCCTTTTGGCTTCATTATCCTGATTTTGCTCGCCGTGATGGGGGTTTTATCTAAAATTCTGCTTCCTCCGGTGCAATGGCTTTTAAGCTTGATTGTGATGCTCTTCCAGCTTTCCTAG
- a CDS encoding YtxH domain-containing protein encodes MKTKLVVAALACLALSACNPSSDKKDENKAATEQTQGAAEGVKSETMQKIDQQANEMKQDVNKAAEDLHKKADEAAQDAHKKVDEMSQDVTKKVDEMKKDMTDTASQMPAGSSTAPESTPPATPAPAEAPKSE; translated from the coding sequence ATGAAAACTAAACTCGTCGTTGCTGCGCTTGCTTGCTTAGCTTTATCCGCTTGCAATCCATCATCTGATAAAAAGGATGAAAACAAAGCTGCTACTGAACAAACGCAAGGTGCTGCTGAAGGCGTTAAATCAGAAACCATGCAGAAAATTGATCAGCAAGCTAATGAAATGAAACAAGATGTAAACAAAGCTGCTGAAGATTTACATAAAAAGGCCGATGAAGCTGCTCAAGACGCTCATAAAAAAGTAGACGAGATGTCACAAGACGTTACCAAGAAAGTTGATGAGATGAAAAAGGACATGACTGACACTGCATCACAAATGCCTGCAGGTTCAAGCACCGCTCCTGAAAGCACCCCACCAGCGACCCCAGCTCCTGCTGAAGCGCCTAAATCTGAATAA
- a CDS encoding thiamine diphosphokinase: MFDIVIVANGNIPTKNDWSDIGYSLLVCTDGAAITLRQFDITPNIILGDFDSLGVDELSFPHSELQRSDDQETTDFEKALQYCLRFPDKKILCLGTLGGSADHAIYNLSLVTRYSDKLDLTLLNPTPEGHQWIFKLKANMRIYTPIKTIISFFPFHEATLNAPALEWPLTHTHITQLGSAAVRNRTTAEITDIECQGECLCFISTKHYPVVL, from the coding sequence ATGTTTGATATCGTCATCGTTGCCAATGGAAATATTCCAACCAAAAATGATTGGAGCGATATCGGCTACTCTCTTTTGGTTTGCACTGATGGTGCAGCAATCACTTTAAGGCAGTTTGATATCACGCCAAACATTATCTTGGGAGACTTTGATTCCTTGGGAGTGGATGAGCTCTCGTTCCCTCATAGCGAATTACAACGCAGCGACGATCAAGAAACCACTGACTTTGAAAAAGCATTACAATACTGTTTAAGATTTCCTGACAAAAAAATTCTTTGTCTTGGAACGCTGGGTGGTTCTGCCGATCATGCTATTTATAATTTAAGTTTAGTGACTCGTTATAGTGATAAGCTCGATCTCACTTTACTCAACCCTACCCCAGAAGGTCACCAATGGATTTTTAAGCTCAAAGCCAATATGCGTATTTACACCCCTATCAAAACCATTATTTCCTTTTTTCCCTTCCATGAAGCCACTTTAAATGCCCCAGCCCTTGAATGGCCGCTAACTCATACCCATATTACTCAATTAGGAAGTGCTGCTGTACGAAACCGTACAACCGCAGAAATAACCGACATTGAATGTCAGGGTGAGTGCCTTTGTTTTATCAGCACCAAGCACTACCCTGTCGTGTTGTAA
- a CDS encoding FAD-dependent oxidoreductase has protein sequence MSRHETENTKRVVIIGGGFAGLNAAKALQKHPHLSITLVDKTNHHLFQPLLYQVATAALSPGDIAMPIREIFRGQNIEVLMATVEKIDKDDHKVILDNQQVLPFDFLIIAPGARHAYFGKDAWETYAPGLKTLKDALHIRERVLASFELAERKEQPFTEDLMSFVVIGGGPTGVEMAGAIAEIAHQSLKKNFKHIDPSHTKIYLIEGGKQLLAPYPEHLAKKAQKALEKMGVTVMLNTRVTDIKEDEVFISEGKSIKAHNIIWAAGNQAAPLLQSLQVPLDKQGRVLVQNDLTIAGYPHIFVLGDASACMGKNENYLPAIAPVATQQGRYVGKSIKNVLKGKTPKPFRYWDKGMMAAIGRYDALVLSGPLQGSGFIAWILWSFVHIYFLIGFRTKFIVFFQWALYFFKGQRNIRLILKPLEFLNKK, from the coding sequence ATGAGTCGTCATGAAACAGAGAATACAAAGCGGGTCGTCATCATTGGGGGCGGGTTTGCGGGTTTAAATGCGGCTAAAGCTTTGCAAAAACATCCTCATCTTAGTATTACCTTAGTGGATAAAACCAATCATCATTTGTTTCAGCCGTTGCTCTATCAGGTGGCAACTGCGGCTTTGTCACCTGGCGATATTGCGATGCCTATCCGTGAAATCTTTCGTGGCCAAAATATCGAAGTTTTGATGGCAACGGTCGAGAAAATTGATAAAGATGACCATAAAGTTATCTTAGACAACCAGCAAGTTTTACCTTTTGATTTTCTTATTATTGCACCGGGCGCAAGGCACGCTTATTTTGGCAAAGATGCATGGGAAACGTATGCGCCGGGTTTAAAGACTCTAAAAGACGCTCTGCATATTCGTGAGCGAGTATTAGCCTCTTTTGAGCTTGCTGAGCGTAAAGAACAGCCTTTCACCGAAGACTTAATGTCTTTTGTGGTGATTGGCGGAGGGCCAACAGGCGTTGAAATGGCTGGCGCCATTGCAGAAATTGCTCACCAAAGTCTAAAAAAGAATTTTAAACATATTGATCCAAGCCATACCAAAATTTATCTGATTGAAGGGGGCAAACAACTGCTTGCGCCTTATCCCGAACATTTGGCAAAAAAAGCCCAAAAAGCATTGGAAAAAATGGGCGTAACAGTGATGTTGAATACACGTGTTACTGATATTAAAGAGGATGAAGTTTTTATTTCTGAAGGCAAAAGTATAAAAGCGCATAATATTATATGGGCAGCAGGAAATCAGGCGGCCCCATTATTACAATCATTACAAGTTCCTTTAGATAAACAAGGTAGAGTGCTTGTTCAAAATGACTTAACCATTGCAGGATATCCTCATATTTTCGTTTTGGGTGATGCAAGCGCTTGCATGGGTAAAAATGAAAATTATTTGCCTGCCATCGCCCCAGTTGCAACGCAGCAAGGGCGATATGTCGGTAAAAGCATCAAAAATGTATTAAAAGGCAAAACGCCTAAGCCATTTCGCTATTGGGATAAAGGGATGATGGCAGCCATTGGACGTTATGATGCGCTAGTGTTATCAGGGCCCTTGCAAGGAAGTGGGTTTATTGCCTGGATTTTGTGGAGTTTTGTCCATATTTATTTCTTGATAGGATTTCGCACCAAATTTATCGTCTTCTTTCAATGGGCTCTTTACTTCTTTAAAGGGCAGCGAAATATTCGCTTGATTTTGAAACCATTAGAATTTTTAAATAAGAAATAG
- a CDS encoding histidine phosphatase family protein, producing MKLRFLFLFVGILFNAQANALQERHMIVLRHGESEDVVMKVCNSNPKHAQYKPALLTDKGREQVKKAAEQLLSHGFDNRNIKAVYVSTLPRAVETANLLAQIGVFSLDKMHLEEKLNEIKAGDKEGQPQSDFVTETWWVGDQDAHALHAESSTLLRKRMLELYDEIEKKHPDGHVLIVTHGMPSMELIDSLTKTKVKLELAQAYIVPLANRTELV from the coding sequence ATGAAATTAAGATTTTTATTCCTTTTTGTCGGCATATTATTTAATGCGCAAGCGAATGCATTGCAAGAGCGGCACATGATTGTGTTAAGGCATGGTGAAAGTGAAGATGTGGTGATGAAGGTTTGTAACTCGAATCCCAAACACGCCCAATATAAGCCTGCATTATTAACCGATAAAGGGCGAGAGCAGGTAAAAAAGGCAGCAGAGCAACTACTTAGTCATGGTTTTGATAATCGTAATATTAAAGCGGTTTATGTTTCAACCTTACCCAGAGCCGTTGAAACAGCCAATCTTTTGGCGCAAATTGGTGTGTTTTCATTAGACAAAATGCATTTAGAAGAAAAATTGAATGAAATTAAAGCAGGAGACAAGGAAGGGCAGCCGCAGTCTGATTTTGTCACAGAAACTTGGTGGGTAGGCGATCAAGATGCCCATGCATTACATGCAGAAAGTAGCACCTTGCTGCGCAAACGTATGCTCGAGCTGTATGATGAAATTGAGAAAAAACATCCAGATGGTCATGTATTGATTGTGACCCACGGCATGCCATCAATGGAATTAATCGATAGTTTAACCAAAACCAAAGTGAAGCTAGAGTTAGCGCAGGCATACATCGTGCCGCTCGCGAATCGTACTGAGCTGGTTTAG
- a CDS encoding AMP-binding protein has product MTEKESTELRAVENQLIAITEAFLVELGRERAQRTLTRDASLQRDLTIDSLGKVELFHRIEAFYEVELSESVLIQADSLTELAQAIIDAKSSKGQVKRKDFVAPEKETEFDPLRAKTLVEVLLKRAAKEPNRAHVFLQDDAGNEKTITYGMLLENAKKIAHGLQEWNIEVGETVAIMLPTSEDFFYTFFGILLIGAIPVPIYPPFRPDRIEEYAVRAANILKNAEVRLLITFQKAERLSDLLKVFISSLKAVITVDTLNKNEGHYHPIHINEKMPGLIQYTSGSTSLPKGVLLTHENLLANIRAIGQAIHLTSSDVAVSWLPLYHDMGLIGSWLNSFYHANTIVIMSPLSFLSRPERWLWTIHYHRATVTGAPNFAYELCIRRISEKNLAGLDLSSWRLSFNGAEAVNPRTLENFIKKFAPYGFKEKTMYPVYGLAESSVALTFPPLNRAPKIDVIDRTLFQTEQKAVPINDKGPNSLQIVCCGKPLALHEVKIVDENSQEVPERTVGNLYFRGPSSMQGYYNQPEATKAIYHDGWWNSGDLAYIADGEVYIAGRKKDVIIKAGRNLYPDEIEEAAGQVNGVRKGCVVAFGTHDPKWGTEKLIIVAETKEDSNALHKKIISEITDKVSVVLGILPDEVLLVSPKTIGKTSSGKLQRAACKQAYLNNELKKAHLPFSVQIAKLYVKSFATKLSNGVKFILKSLYSLYVGILVVLSALGLWTLSLVTKAKTFSWICHHWAKVGLKLIGCPLTVTGAEHLKEQGTCVYVANHASYIDAIVLLAILPPGISFVAKRELLKVAFLRGIMKKTNTITVNRTDFSSNVSESNEIAEMLRQGKSVALFPEGGFSYATGLRPFKLGPFKVAVDANAAVCPIALEGTRHMMRGDTPLLTPKHIKVTIGEKCYPESGEWKEVMRLHNQARQVIAEHCGEPSIDY; this is encoded by the coding sequence ATGACTGAAAAAGAATCCACTGAACTGCGTGCTGTTGAGAATCAATTGATTGCAATAACCGAGGCTTTTTTAGTAGAACTGGGTAGAGAAAGAGCACAACGTACATTAACTCGAGATGCTTCATTGCAACGTGATTTAACGATCGATAGCTTAGGGAAGGTTGAATTATTTCATCGCATCGAAGCCTTTTACGAAGTTGAGCTTTCCGAAAGTGTGTTAATTCAAGCCGATTCATTAACCGAATTAGCCCAAGCCATTATTGATGCGAAATCAAGTAAGGGACAAGTAAAGCGTAAAGATTTTGTTGCACCAGAGAAAGAAACAGAATTTGATCCTTTGCGAGCCAAAACCTTAGTGGAAGTCTTATTAAAACGAGCCGCAAAAGAGCCTAATCGCGCACATGTTTTTTTACAAGATGATGCCGGCAATGAAAAAACCATTACTTATGGCATGTTATTAGAAAATGCTAAAAAGATAGCGCATGGCTTACAAGAGTGGAATATTGAAGTTGGCGAGACGGTTGCGATTATGCTGCCTACCTCTGAAGATTTCTTTTACACTTTTTTCGGTATTTTATTGATTGGCGCAATTCCCGTTCCTATTTATCCGCCATTTCGACCCGATCGCATTGAAGAATACGCTGTGCGTGCCGCCAATATTTTAAAAAATGCGGAAGTGCGTTTATTAATTACATTTCAAAAAGCGGAAAGATTAAGTGATTTGCTGAAAGTTTTTATTAGTAGTTTGAAAGCTGTGATCACGGTTGATACGCTAAACAAAAACGAAGGTCATTATCACCCCATCCATATTAATGAAAAAATGCCGGGATTAATTCAATATACCTCGGGGAGTACCAGTTTACCGAAAGGGGTTTTGCTCACCCATGAAAATTTATTAGCGAATATTCGTGCCATTGGTCAAGCCATTCATTTAACCTCATCGGATGTTGCAGTAAGTTGGTTACCCTTATACCACGATATGGGGTTGATAGGCTCTTGGCTAAATAGTTTTTATCATGCCAATACCATCGTGATCATGTCACCACTGTCGTTTTTAAGTAGACCTGAGCGTTGGTTGTGGACCATTCATTATCATCGAGCAACGGTAACTGGGGCACCTAATTTTGCCTATGAACTTTGTATCAGGCGCATTTCGGAAAAAAATCTTGCAGGCCTTGATCTCAGTTCATGGCGCTTATCGTTTAATGGCGCAGAAGCCGTTAATCCAAGGACCTTGGAAAACTTCATTAAGAAATTTGCACCCTATGGATTTAAAGAAAAAACGATGTATCCGGTTTATGGGTTAGCAGAATCGAGTGTAGCGTTAACCTTTCCTCCTTTGAATCGTGCACCCAAGATAGATGTGATCGATAGAACACTGTTTCAAACAGAGCAAAAAGCAGTTCCGATAAATGATAAAGGACCTAACAGCTTACAAATTGTTTGTTGTGGCAAGCCCCTTGCGCTGCATGAAGTGAAAATAGTTGATGAAAATTCTCAAGAAGTACCGGAACGAACCGTAGGAAATTTATATTTTAGAGGTCCTTCATCGATGCAGGGTTATTATAATCAGCCTGAAGCAACCAAAGCGATTTATCACGATGGTTGGTGGAATTCAGGTGATTTAGCTTATATAGCGGATGGGGAAGTTTATATTGCTGGCCGTAAGAAAGATGTCATCATCAAAGCAGGTCGCAATTTATATCCCGATGAAATTGAAGAGGCGGCAGGGCAAGTGAACGGCGTTCGCAAAGGTTGTGTGGTTGCTTTTGGTACGCATGATCCCAAATGGGGTACCGAAAAATTAATCATCGTTGCCGAAACCAAAGAGGATTCAAATGCCTTACATAAGAAAATTATTTCAGAGATTACCGATAAAGTGAGCGTTGTTTTAGGTATTTTACCTGATGAAGTATTATTGGTTTCTCCTAAAACCATTGGTAAAACCTCAAGTGGTAAGTTACAGCGTGCAGCTTGTAAACAAGCTTATTTAAATAACGAATTGAAAAAAGCACACTTACCCTTTTCGGTGCAAATTGCCAAACTTTACGTAAAAAGCTTCGCGACAAAATTGTCAAATGGCGTAAAATTTATTTTGAAATCGCTATACAGCTTATACGTTGGCATCTTAGTGGTGTTAAGTGCTTTAGGACTTTGGACGCTCAGTTTAGTAACGAAAGCAAAAACATTTTCTTGGATTTGTCATCATTGGGCTAAAGTTGGCTTAAAATTAATTGGCTGTCCTTTAACCGTTACAGGTGCAGAACATTTAAAAGAACAGGGCACTTGTGTCTATGTCGCCAATCATGCGAGCTACATTGATGCTATTGTTTTGTTAGCCATTTTGCCACCAGGGATTTCTTTTGTTGCAAAAAGAGAATTGCTTAAAGTGGCTTTTTTACGTGGCATCATGAAGAAAACCAATACGATTACGGTAAATCGAACTGATTTTTCTAGCAACGTTTCAGAATCCAACGAAATTGCGGAAATGTTAAGGCAAGGTAAATCGGTTGCGTTATTTCCAGAAGGTGGCTTTAGCTACGCAACGGGATTACGCCCCTTTAAATTGGGGCCTTTTAAAGTGGCTGTAGATGCAAATGCAGCGGTTTGTCCTATTGCATTAGAGGGTACGCGCCATATGATGCGAGGGGATACGCCCTTGCTGACTCCCAAGCACATCAAAGTGACAATTGGTGAAAAATGTTATCCTGAGTCAGGCGAATGGAAGGAAGTGATGCGTCTTCATAATCAAGCAAGGCAAGTGATAGCTGAACATTGTGGAGAGCCGAGTATTGACTATTAA
- a CDS encoding TerC family protein yields the protein MMTWMSDPQAWIALLTLTALEIVLGIDNIIFLTILVGRLPPKDRPLGRILGLGFALATRVLLLISLVWLTHLTAPLFTLMDKTFSARDVILFVGGLFLIAKSTHEIHNSMEEEKPSEENVMPGKSSLLGIIVQIGLIDIVFSLDSVITAVGMVNNVSVMVIAVVIAIFVMMFAAKSIGEFVDQHPTIKMLALSFLILIGVALVGEGMNFHIPKGYIYFAMAFSVVVEMLNIRIRKRFKGSA from the coding sequence ATGATGACATGGATGTCTGATCCTCAAGCATGGATTGCTCTGTTAACACTGACCGCACTTGAGATAGTGCTGGGTATCGATAACATTATTTTCTTAACCATTCTGGTTGGGCGCCTTCCTCCTAAAGATCGTCCTCTTGGGCGTATTCTTGGGCTAGGTTTTGCACTGGCCACTCGGGTATTGCTGTTAATCTCGTTAGTTTGGCTGACCCACCTGACAGCGCCCCTTTTTACACTAATGGATAAAACCTTCTCAGCCAGGGACGTGATCCTGTTCGTTGGGGGGCTATTTTTAATTGCCAAAAGTACCCATGAAATCCATAACAGTATGGAAGAAGAGAAACCCAGCGAAGAAAACGTGATGCCTGGCAAATCGAGCCTATTGGGGATAATCGTACAAATTGGTTTAATCGATATTGTCTTTTCATTAGATTCAGTAATTACTGCAGTTGGGATGGTTAATAACGTTTCCGTCATGGTGATTGCCGTTGTGATTGCAATCTTTGTCATGATGTTTGCGGCGAAATCGATTGGTGAATTTGTTGATCAACACCCGACTATCAAAATGCTTGCGCTGAGTTTCTTAATCTTAATTGGGGTTGCCTTAGTGGGCGAAGGGATGAATTTCCATATTCCCAAAGGTTATATCTATTTTGCGATGGCGTTTTCAGTGGTGGTGGAAATGCTGAACATTCGGATCCGTAAGCGCTTTAAGGGTTCGGCTTGA
- a CDS encoding solute carrier family 23 protein: MNKQQHPQDYSFKISDCLLGFQTLFIAIGATVMVPLLTGMDPSVALFTAGIGTLIFQLMTKGQIPVFLGSSFAFVPATIYGIQTWGLPSTLFGLAACGLVYHFMSILTLTKGQEFVNRMFPPLITGPIIMNIGLVLAPVAINMAMGKTGNGEIELFNQNTALLVATISLVATIVTRLFGKGRLKLIPILVGITFGYIASLWLNIVDLSKVDAAPWFQIPHFTTPSVNWHAVLLMIPIAAVSAIEHIGDIMAIGGITRRNYLRYPGIHRSLMGDGFASIAASSIGGPPSITYAEVTAGVAITKTYNPGIMTWASLFAISLAFVGKVGLFLQSIPTPVMGGILILLFGAITVTGLHLLTQSQEDLMSPRNMTIVGIVLIIPVGGLTLGNGNFAISGIGLGGLVGLLLNIILPESKESKAAIT, encoded by the coding sequence ATGAATAAACAGCAGCATCCTCAAGACTATTCTTTTAAAATCTCTGACTGCTTACTTGGATTCCAAACCCTCTTTATTGCCATCGGTGCAACCGTCATGGTTCCTTTGCTCACCGGCATGGACCCCAGCGTTGCCTTATTTACCGCAGGTATTGGTACTTTAATATTCCAATTAATGACAAAAGGGCAGATCCCCGTTTTCTTAGGTTCCTCCTTTGCATTTGTCCCTGCCACAATTTATGGCATACAAACTTGGGGCTTACCCAGCACCCTCTTTGGTTTAGCAGCCTGTGGCTTGGTCTATCATTTCATGAGCATTCTGACCCTCACCAAAGGCCAAGAATTCGTCAATCGCATGTTTCCACCGTTAATTACCGGCCCCATCATTATGAATATTGGCCTGGTATTAGCGCCTGTTGCGATTAATATGGCGATGGGTAAAACCGGCAATGGCGAAATTGAATTATTCAACCAAAATACGGCGCTTTTAGTCGCAACCATTTCACTGGTTGCCACCATTGTGACCCGACTCTTTGGCAAAGGTCGTTTAAAGCTTATCCCAATTCTGGTCGGTATTACTTTTGGCTATATTGCCAGCTTGTGGTTGAACATTGTTGATTTAAGCAAAGTTGACGCAGCGCCTTGGTTTCAAATTCCTCATTTCACGACCCCAAGCGTTAACTGGCATGCAGTATTACTAATGATACCGATTGCTGCGGTTTCTGCGATTGAGCATATTGGCGACATTATGGCTATCGGTGGTATTACGCGTCGTAACTATCTACGTTACCCTGGCATTCATCGCAGCTTAATGGGCGACGGTTTTGCTAGTATTGCAGCATCGAGCATCGGTGGACCACCAAGTATCACTTACGCCGAGGTTACTGCGGGCGTTGCTATTACCAAAACTTACAACCCAGGCATTATGACGTGGGCAAGCTTGTTTGCCATCTCATTAGCGTTTGTGGGTAAAGTGGGGCTGTTCCTACAAAGTATTCCCACCCCCGTTATGGGCGGGATCTTAATCTTATTATTCGGTGCGATTACCGTGACAGGTTTGCATTTATTGACACAGTCTCAAGAAGATTTAATGTCACCTCGTAATATGACTATCGTTGGTATCGTACTGATTATTCCAGTTGGCGGACTTACCCTTGGTAATGGTAACTTTGCTATTAGTGGTATTGGTCTTGGTGGACTTGTTGGCTTACTGCTTAACATTATTCTACCAGAGTCAAAGGAATCTAAAGCGGCAATAACCTAA
- the ankH gene encoding Dot/Icm T4SS effector AnkH/LegA3 — protein sequence MSLSKTILEGTFAEVEKLVNAGAPINISDEYGYSPIVHAIVTHRVDVVRLLLKNNAMVDIVDVTGSTPLHWAVDVNDVEITKLLLYYGANPNAYTENGQPVLFYPLLRKNTVLIKLLTAKGASLDFAKDFINAKLIGHRFELQGSTDVINAAGLYLSIDLEGFYLELTLSVIRESVERFINSYVARRMDIHEPELKLIIEAFKNAYKLREFKHFTSDVEARKSEIYPLLDVDLLLLPVSYKGHAITFIKHGNMLAKCDRGVFKMTDPIVIHTVGNERPLQDHDFLIDLLYKRQTEKSMKSDIYKILDLEPYAKLPIKHQITGNCSWANAESSIPTMLYMLLHDKITDQSKVPALVGEIMTFYRAWLEWDKDRAIEDWMENFETMTFARQKTKAALLGAVLFQALKINSPTDVQRAQKILKILARKEFNYIVRAYANVFIRGGRSNAEGINFQNMIELCGYKLSQFNG from the coding sequence ATGTCTCTCTCCAAAACGATACTAGAAGGCACTTTTGCTGAGGTAGAAAAGCTCGTCAATGCGGGCGCTCCTATCAACATTAGTGACGAATATGGCTATTCGCCTATCGTCCATGCCATTGTGACACATCGGGTTGATGTGGTAAGACTATTGCTAAAAAATAATGCCATGGTCGATATCGTCGATGTCACAGGCTCTACCCCCTTACATTGGGCGGTTGATGTTAATGACGTTGAGATCACTAAGTTATTACTCTATTACGGTGCCAATCCTAACGCTTATACTGAAAATGGCCAACCGGTTCTGTTTTACCCTCTGTTACGTAAAAATACGGTTTTAATTAAGCTCTTAACAGCAAAAGGGGCTTCTCTTGATTTTGCTAAAGATTTTATTAATGCTAAATTAATTGGCCACCGTTTTGAATTGCAGGGTAGCACGGATGTTATTAATGCCGCAGGGCTCTACCTGTCTATTGATTTAGAAGGTTTTTATTTAGAACTCACCTTAAGTGTCATTCGAGAATCGGTAGAACGATTTATAAACAGTTATGTCGCAAGACGAATGGATATTCATGAGCCTGAGCTCAAATTAATTATTGAGGCGTTTAAAAATGCTTATAAATTAAGGGAATTTAAGCATTTTACCAGTGATGTTGAGGCCAGAAAATCAGAGATTTATCCCTTATTAGATGTCGACTTATTACTGCTGCCCGTTTCTTATAAAGGACACGCGATTACCTTCATTAAACATGGCAATATGCTGGCTAAATGCGACCGTGGTGTCTTTAAAATGACCGATCCTATTGTGATTCATACTGTCGGCAATGAGCGTCCACTACAAGATCATGACTTTTTAATTGATTTGCTTTATAAACGCCAAACCGAAAAAAGCATGAAATCGGATATTTATAAAATATTAGATCTAGAACCTTATGCCAAACTTCCCATAAAGCACCAAATCACAGGTAACTGTTCTTGGGCCAATGCAGAATCATCGATTCCGACCATGCTCTATATGTTATTGCATGATAAAATCACTGATCAATCCAAAGTCCCCGCCTTAGTGGGTGAAATCATGACATTTTACCGCGCTTGGCTAGAATGGGATAAAGATCGTGCCATTGAAGACTGGATGGAAAATTTTGAGACCATGACCTTTGCGCGGCAAAAAACCAAAGCGGCTCTCCTTGGCGCCGTGCTCTTTCAAGCGCTTAAAATCAATAGCCCAACAGATGTGCAACGTGCGCAAAAAATCCTAAAAATTCTAGCGCGCAAAGAGTTTAATTATATTGTCCGTGCTTACGCAAATGTCTTTATTCGAGGTGGAAGAAGTAATGCTGAAGGCATTAACTTTCAAAATATGATTGAATTATGTGGCTATAAATTGTCACAATTTAACGGTTAA